One window from the genome of Hydra vulgaris chromosome 02, alternate assembly HydraT2T_AEP encodes:
- the LOC136076103 gene encoding uncharacterized protein LOC136076103, with protein sequence MDIQEGFARSTIYDNLKRLETVQSFSDRKHPGRPTSWTREKKAELTRLVNNRKGVSQRKIGIKFGVNQSTIGRQLKKMNIKYRKREKTPKYTIEQQIKAKKRSRKLVNQLYNTKSLLVIDDEKYFCFAGDNMPGNSGYYTNNKKTCPESVRFMGKEKFPKKILMWIAISDRGMSEPLFRTSKAVAINSSIYINECLEKRLLPFIHKYHGDFNYLFWPDLASSHYSKDSLNWMDQYVYYVDKESNPTNVPQARPIENFWGHLAQKVYEGDWQASTEQVLIDRIKLKLQEIGLNFL encoded by the exons ATGGATATACAG gaAGGATTTGCTCGAAGTACAATATATGATAACCTAAAAAGACTTGAAACTGTTCAATCGTTTTCTGATAGAAAGCACCCTGGTCGTCCGACATCCTGGACTAGAGAAAAGAAAGCCGAATTAACGAGACTTGTCAACAATCGAAAAGGGGTCAGTCAGAGAAAAATAGGTATTAAATTCGGTGTAAATCAATCGACAATTGGTcgtcagttaaaaaaaatgaatattaaatatagaaaacgTGAAAAGACTCCGAAATACACTATAGAACAACAAATAAAGGCAAAGAAAAGAAGCAGGAAACTAGTTAACCAACTCTATAACACAAAATCGCTTCTAGTCATCGATGacgaaaaatacttttgttttgcaGGGGACAACATGCCTGGAAATTCTGGATACTACacaaacaacaaaaagacaTGCCCAGAAAGTGTTCGTTTTATGGGAAAAgagaaatttccaaaaaaaatattaatgtggATAGCCATATCTGACCGTGGTATGTCCGAGCCATTGTTTCGCACTTCCAAGGCTGTAGCGATCAATTCATCaatctatattaatgaatgtttagaaaaaaGACTTCTTCCATTTATTCACAAGTATCATGGAGactttaactatttattttggcCAGATTTAGCAAGTTCTCATTATTCTAAAGATTCTCTAAATTGGATGGACCAATATGTCTATTACGTTGATAAAGAATCCAATCCCACAAATGTGCCTCAAGCACGaccaattgaaaatttttgggGACATTTGGCACAGAAGGTTTACGAGGGAGATTGGCAAGCTTCAACAGAGCAAGTTTTGATTGATCGCATTAAACTAAAACTACAAGAAAttggtttaaactttttatag
- the LOC136076997 gene encoding zinc finger MYM-type protein 1-like, with protein sequence MKKVKSGAAKRREAAAAREVITKYPKLTQFLKPAVQADGESVAITETNNDVTANAENDSVSCFGLSAEGDSNMAICECILTATTLPLLFLSDDPSDWPENVSDAQRCDIVERGVKQIEIDFPHNQERRRFSVTYYKRQMKNGETIVRSWLVYSMKSNKVFCFCCKLFGISDSPFRQGMNTWEGLSKKLNDHETGSTHLRCFEQWMTLRKGIMNQTTIDEHQYKLLQKERKFWRAVLERLLDITLFLSARNLGFRGSQEVIGSKNNGNFLGLFELMAKYDSVLDELLRRIQKKETNEHYLSNDTQNELIELLAKEIEAENLSKVKKAKYFSIILDCTPDVSHKEQMSIILRSVVCIPGTGINISENFFGYLKVDDTTGKGLLDAFLDQTKKWELNILDCRGQSYDNGANMKGKAKGVQARLLQMNPKALYVPCANHSLNLVIVDGAKSSNSAITFFGVLSRLYTLFSSSPARWHILKSCIPISVKPQSDTRWESRINCVKPLRYHLKEILEALEKLEVYALEKRDGATATEVCSLMEYMMTWPFILSIVIWYDVLYQINKSSKLLQSSTTSLDVLDSEIKATYTFLQQYRETGFSDAHMKASEIAEVLDIAKIFPEVRSRQKKMIHSYECADEAHTIQLEQKFKVDFFLPLLDMSMGSVKERFEQVSSITELYDFLYRSENLIQICKENSLSLYCKNLQAKLGDIDSDDLEMELKRFVIVVQEKESTHMKSAHDFLNYIYKEELQETYPNLAIVLRIILTSPVTVASAERSFSKLKLIKTFHRSTMVDDRLSSLAMLSIENDVARKLNYEEIINKFASMKVRHKSFL encoded by the exons ATGAAGAAAGTGAAAAGTGGTGCAGCTAAGAGAAGAGAAGCAGCTGCAGCCAGGGAAGTAATAACTAAGTACCCCAAACTTACACAATTTTTGAAACCAGCAGTTCAAGCTGATGGTGAATCAGTAGCAATAACAGAAACCAATAATGATGTTACAGCCAATGCAGAAAATGATTCTGTTTCTTGTTTTGGTTTGTCTGCTGAAGGAGACTCTAATATGGCAATCTGTGAGTGTATACTAACTGCCACAACACTGCCACTTCTTTTTCTCAGTGATGATCCTTCTGATTGGCCAGAAAATGTTTCTGATGCACAGAGGTGTGACATTGTTGAACGTGGTGTAAAGCAAATTGAGATAGATTTTCCACACAATCAAGAAAGACGACGATTTTCAGTGACTTATTATAAACGACAGATGAAGAATGGAGAAACTATTGTACGGTCATGGCTTGTGTATTCTATGaaaagtaataaagttttttgcttCTGTTGCAAACTTTTTGGTATATCAGATTCACCATTCCGACAAGGGATGAACACATGGGAAGGTTTATCCAAAAAACTGAATGATCATGAAACAGGAAGTACACATCTCAGGTGCTTTGAACAGTGGATGACATTACGAAAAg GCATAATGAATCAAACAACCATTGATGAGCATCAATACAAGTTGCTTCAAAAAGAGCGAAAATTTTGGAGAGCAGTATTGGAACGATTACTAGACATCACTCTATTTCTTTCTGCGAGGAATCTTGGATTCCGTGGTTCACAAGAGGTCATTGGTTCCAAGAACAATGGAAACTTTCTTGGGTTGTTTGAATTGATGGCGAAGTATGATAGTGTGCTCGATGAACTTTTACGTCGGATTCAGAAGAAAGAAACTAATGAACATTATTTGAGCAATGATACCCAGAATGAGTTGATTGAATTGTTAGCCAAGGAGATTGAAGCCGAAAACCTTTCCAAAGTAAAGAAAGCgaaatatttttccattattttggATTGTACGCCAGACGTTTCACATAAAGAACAAATGAGCATAATCCTACGATCAGTAGTTTGCATTCCTGGGACAGGTATCAACATTTCTGAAAATTTCTTTGGATATCTCAAGGTAGATGATACCACTGGAAAAGGGCTTTTGGATGCCTTTCTAGATCAGACAAAAAAGTGGGAATTAAATATTCTTGACTGTCGAGGCCAATCCTATGATAACGGTGCTAACATGAAAGGAAAGGCAAAGGGTGTTCAAGCTAGGCTTCTTCAAATGAATCCCAAAGCTCTATATGTTCCGTGTGCAAACCATTCACTTAATCTAGTCATTGTTGACGGTGCAAAGTCATCCAACAGTGCAATTACTTTTTTCGGAGTTCTTTCAAGATTGTATACACTCTTTTCATCATCTCCTGCTCGATGGCATATTTTAAAGTCATGTATACCCATTTCTGTCAAGCCTCAATCCGATACCAGATGGGAAAGTAGAATAAACTGTGTGAAACCTCTTCGCTATCACCTGAAAGAGATATTAGAGGCATTAGAAAAATTGGAAGTGTATGCTCTAGAGAAGAGAGATGGCGCAACAGCTACAGAAGTATGTTCGCTGATGGAATATATGATGACATGGCCATTCATATTGTCAATCGTTATTTGGTATGACGTTTTATACCAAATTAACAAATCAAGTAAGCTTCTGCAGTCCTCTACAACTTCCCTTGATGTCTTGGATAGTGAAATAAAGGCCACATATACATTTCTTCAGCAATATCGTGAAACTGGATTTTCAGACGCACACATGAAAGCATCAGAAATCGCAGAAGTGTTGGACATTGCAAAAATTTTTCCAGAAGTGCGTTCCCGACAAAAAAAGATGATTCATTCATACGAGTGTGCCGATGAAGCTCACACCATCCAATTAGAACAGAAGTTTAAAGTTGATTTCTTTTTACCACTCCTTGATATGTCAATGGGATCAGTAAAGGAGCGTTTTGAACAAGTCAGTAGTATCACAGAGCTCTATGACTTCCTATACCGTTCTGAGAATCTTATTCAAATCTGTAAAGAAAATTCTTTGTctttatattgcaaaaatttgcAAGCAAAGCTTGGCGATATAGATTCGGATGATCTGGAAATGGAATTAAAACGATTTGTCATAGTGGTACAGGAGAAAGAAAGTACTCACATGAAATCTGCACATGATTTTcttaattacatttataaagaaGAGCTGCAAGAAACTTATCCAAATCTTGCCATTGTGTTACGCATAATCCTTACCTCACCAGTAACTGTCGCAAGTGCTGAACGTAGCTTCAGCAAGCTAAAATTGATTAAGACTTTTCATAG GTCAACAATGGTTGATGACCGCTTGTCTTCTCTGGCGATGCTGTCAATTGAGAACGATGTggcaagaaaattaaattatgagGAGATAATCAACAAATTTGCAAGTATGAAAGTTCGCCACAAGTCATTTCTGTGA
- the LOC136076998 gene encoding 52 kDa repressor of the inhibitor of the protein kinase-like, with protein sequence MVKEIKAATFYSILADEVTSHNREDLAFCIRFVDQNKDIREEFLSFLRVPRITGEVIASTMIQFLQDVNLDLKNIRGQGYDGAANISSDNVGVQRKIKNESPKAVYVHCSGQCLNLVIAHSCSLPNTRNIIAKLKNCCLFFLTSPKRESLLQSIVMKALPDISKPRKGLIDLCRSRYSSRHDSYRHFYQAYCYVIIALEYIAYCANKDSCGEDFTNVTWDTTSRDNANSLLTSLMSFDFIISFLTMYQFLSHLEGITVKLQGRTEDIIMAYHEIAEVKSVYKDILRNMDEEFSRVYTQAERMACSVNTEPTKARIVGRQIMRNNAPAINPEEYYRRNFAIPFLNHISSELESQFSDLSILFSKLLGLVPSTLCEEGGASLQNVVKFYAEDLPSADLFPSASIKRMRRRVIPKHFHSSKNLLFNPSDHSASAANVVLVHCAGSIHIGEQV encoded by the coding sequence AtggttaaagaaataaaagctgCTACGTTCTACAGTATTCTTGCAGACGAGGTGACTAGCCATAATCGTGAGGATCTTGCATTTTGCATTAGATTTGTTGATCAAAACAAAGACATTCGTgaagaatttttatcttttctccGTGTTCCAAGAATCACCGGAGAAGTTATTGCTAGCACCATGATTCAATTTCTGCAAGACGTCAATctcgatttaaaaaacattcgtGGTCAAGGATACGATGGAGCTGCAAATATATCCAGTGATAATGTAGGTGTTCAGAGAAAGATAAAGAATGAGTCTCCAAAGGCTGTATATGTCCACTGCAGTGGACAATGCCTTAATCTTGTTATAGCCCATTCGTGCTCTCTTCCAAATACAAGAAATATCATTGCCAAACTGAAGAACTGTTGTCTATTTTTCCTTACCAGTCCAAAGCGCGAGAGTCTTCTGCAATCAATCGTCATGAAGGCATTACCAGACATTTCCAAACCCAGAAAAGGTCTCATTGACCTATGTAGATCAAGGTATTCTTCACGGCATGACTCATACAGACATTTTTATCAAGCATACTGTTACGTAATTATCGCTCTGGAATATATTGCGTATTGTGCGAACAAAGATTCATGCGGAGAAGATTTCACAAACGTTACATGGGATACAACATCCAGAGACAATGCCAATTCACTGCTGACAAGTCTTATGTCTTTTGACTTTATTATAAGTTTCTTGACTATGTACCAATTCCTGTCACATTTGGAAGGAATAACTGTGAAATTACAAGGCCGCACTGAGGATATTATCATGGCATACCATGAAATTGCTGAGGTGAAATCTGTTTATAAAGACATTTTAAGAAACATGGACGAAGAATTTTCGCGTGTCTACACCCAAGCCGAACGTATGGCATGTTCTGTCAACACCGAACCAACAAAGGCAAGGATTGTTGGACGTCAAATAATGCGCAACAATGCTCCTGCGATTAATCCTGAGGAGTATTATCGACGAAATTTCGCCATTCCATTCCTCAACCACATAAGCTCAGAGTTGGAGAGTCAATTTTCTGACCTTTCCATCCTCTTCTCTAAACTGTTGGGGCTTGTACCATCTACTCTCTGTGAAGAGGGAGGAGCATCTCTTCAAAATGTTGTCAAATTTTATGCAGAAGACTTACCATCTGCTGATTTGTTTCCCAGCGCAAGCATTAAAAGAATGCGACGAAGAGTTATTCCCAAACATTTTCActcttctaaaaatttattgttcaaTCCCAGCGACCATAGTGCTAGTGCAGCGAACGTAGTGCTAGTGCATTGCGCAGGCTCCATACATATTGGAGAGCAAGTATGA